The genome window TGGATTCCCGCCTTTATATGAATGGCCGCCCGCCCGGTCAGGAACTAAACAATCCGGACAAGGTTCTGACTTACGAATTTCAAAGAGTTTTGGAACCGATGGGTATGAAAGGGACCAACACATTGGGCTACATTTATATGGATCAAAGGCAGGATAGCAATTATGCCTATGTTCCAGCCATCCGAAGGATTCGGCAAACCGGCTCAACAACGAGGTCCGACCCTTATATGGGTTCTGATTCATGGCTGGATACAAATTACGGGTGGGGTGGGAAAGACAGAACCATGAAATGGAAGTATGTTGGTGAGAAAACAATACTTGTTTCTTTTACCAGTTCCGATATGATCCCAATGCAGGAATTTCCTGATGGAAGTACGCACAGGGCGTTTCCCTATACCGGAACTCACTTACAATTCGGCTTTGACGATCCAAACTGGAAAGGAGCCACCTGGGCACCTCAAAATATTATCTATGTTCCAAGAAAAGTATGGATTGTTGAACAGATGCCTAAAGATCCGTATTATAATTGGGGGCTGCACGTAAATTATATTGATCAGGAAACTTATGTCACATGGTACAAGGAGGTATATGAAAAATCAGGAGATTTCCGTACATGGATTACTTTACCAATGCACTACAGTGAAAGCCCTAGCGGTAAAAACAATGTAGGGGATCATGATGCTATGCTTTATATAGATGAAAAAGCGCGTCATGCTACAAGTGTAAACCGATCAGCACATCCGGAAGAATTCCTGTATATGCCTGCTTCAAAACTGGACCCTAGCTTTTTTAGCGTGAATAATTTTTTGTTGTTGTCTAAATAACAACCCTCCATATTGCTCATCGGGAAAGTGCTATCACTTTCCCGATGTTCTAAAGAGATTATCTAAAAAATAAACAGGCCAAAGGCTATATGCTTTTGGCCTGTTTATTTTTTAGTAGTTGTAAAATTTATGTTTGGAATTTAACTTCTGATTCTCTTTTTCAATTCTTTGATAAGCGCCATGCACAACTGATTTGTATCGGCAACAATAGCTACATCCGCCTTTTTCATCATGGTTGCATTGGGATTTTTATTTACAGCTATAATAAGCCCGGCATCCCGTATGGCAGCTGTATGCTGGATTGCACCACTGACTCCGAAAGAAAAAAGAACATCGGGGTTAATATGTTTTCCGGCCTGGCCTACCAGAAGTTCGGGATCTGCCCAGTCTGAATAAACTACAGGACGGGTGGCACCCACTTCTCCACCTAAAAGCCTTGCCAGTTCAAAAAGTTTTTTAAATCTGTTTTTACCTCCCATGCCCCGCCCGCCGCACACAACAACGTCTGCCTC of Pseudomonadota bacterium contains these proteins:
- a CDS encoding DUF1329 domain-containing protein, with amino-acid sequence MRIKLIRITKYLGLSLLSLFVLLLEIGSSLQAMDLPKTIDKTNCSQYKDILLPAMYRAIDRGDYIVTPGKINFEYKHTNSFLAASAKNGGKFDITPDGDLIDKRTGKYPENVYGFPFPNIDLKDPKAGAKIIYNFNFQRYRFLATREGIRVMWIDKNGEERYIQGLDSRLYMNGRPPGQELNNPDKVLTYEFQRVLEPMGMKGTNTLGYIYMDQRQDSNYAYVPAIRRIRQTGSTTRSDPYMGSDSWLDTNYGWGGKDRTMKWKYVGEKTILVSFTSSDMIPMQEFPDGSTHRAFPYTGTHLQFGFDDPNWKGATWAPQNIIYVPRKVWIVEQMPKDPYYNWGLHVNYIDQETYVTWYKEVYEKSGDFRTWITLPMHYSESPSGKNNVGDHDAMLYIDEKARHATSVNRSAHPEEFLYMPASKLDPSFFSVNNFLLLSK